From a single Mycolicibacterium moriokaense genomic region:
- the ctaE gene encoding aa3-type cytochrome oxidase subunit III, producing the protein MTSAVGTSGTAITSRVHSLNRPNMVSVGTIVWLSSELMFFAGLFAMYFTARSQAGGDWPPHPTELNLVQAVPVTLVLIASSFTCQMGVFAAERGDVFGLRRWYVITFLMGLFFVLGQGYEYIQLVSEGTSISSSAYGSVFYLATGFHGLHVIGGLIAFIMLLARTRMSKFTPAQATAAIVVSYYWHFVDIVWIALFAVIYFVR; encoded by the coding sequence GTGACGAGCGCTGTAGGCACCTCGGGGACCGCTATCACGTCGCGAGTTCATTCACTGAACCGACCCAACATGGTCAGTGTTGGCACGATCGTGTGGCTCTCCAGCGAGTTGATGTTCTTTGCCGGACTGTTCGCGATGTACTTCACCGCCCGCTCGCAGGCCGGTGGCGACTGGCCGCCCCACCCCACCGAGCTGAACCTCGTGCAGGCGGTACCGGTCACGCTGGTGCTGATCGCATCGTCGTTCACCTGCCAGATGGGTGTGTTCGCGGCCGAGCGCGGCGACGTGTTCGGGCTGCGCCGCTGGTACGTCATCACGTTCCTGATGGGCCTGTTCTTCGTGCTCGGGCAGGGCTACGAGTACATCCAGCTCGTGTCCGAGGGCACCAGCATTTCCAGCAGCGCCTACGGATCGGTCTTCTACCTGGCCACCGGATTCCACGGCCTGCACGTCATCGGCGGCCTCATCGCCTTCATCATGCTGCTGGCGCGCACGCGGATGAGTAAGTTCACCCCCGCTCAGGCCACCGCTGCGATCGTCGTGTCGTACTACTGGCACTTCGTCGACATCGTGTGGATCGCCCTGTTCGCTGTTATTTACTTCGTCCGATGA
- the trpD gene encoding anthranilate phosphoribosyltransferase, whose product MSHNQRVTSGDAPTWPQLLGRLTTGQALAPGQAGWAMDQIMTGTATPAQIAAFGVSMKMKRPTPAEVAELADTMLKHARLVPTETIGTETVDVVGTGGDGSNTVNLSTMAAIVVAAAGVPVVKHGNRAASSLSGGADTLEALGVRIDLSPEDVARCVAEVGIGFCFAPQFHPSYRHAGAVRREIGVPTVFNLLGPLTNPASPRAGLIGCAWAELAEVMAGVFASRRSSVLVVHGDDGLDELTTTTTSTIWRVQAGTVEKLTFDPQAFGFARAQLSELVGGDAQANAASVREVLGGAKGPVRDAVVLNAAGALVAHAGLSSDAKWVPAWESGLAKAAETIDSGAAEQLLARWVGFGQKL is encoded by the coding sequence ATTAGTCATAATCAGCGCGTGACTTCCGGTGATGCGCCCACGTGGCCCCAGCTCCTCGGCCGCTTAACCACAGGTCAGGCGCTTGCACCGGGGCAGGCCGGCTGGGCGATGGACCAAATCATGACGGGTACGGCGACTCCGGCACAGATCGCCGCCTTCGGCGTGTCGATGAAGATGAAGCGCCCGACGCCCGCGGAGGTCGCCGAACTGGCTGACACCATGCTCAAACATGCGCGGCTGGTGCCGACCGAGACGATCGGCACCGAAACCGTCGACGTGGTCGGCACCGGGGGCGACGGTTCCAACACCGTGAACCTGTCCACGATGGCGGCGATCGTGGTGGCCGCGGCCGGTGTGCCGGTGGTCAAGCACGGCAACCGAGCCGCGTCGTCGCTGTCGGGTGGCGCCGACACGCTCGAGGCGCTCGGGGTGCGCATCGACCTGAGCCCCGAGGATGTCGCGCGCTGCGTCGCCGAGGTCGGCATCGGCTTCTGCTTCGCGCCGCAGTTCCATCCGTCGTATCGGCATGCGGGAGCGGTGCGCCGCGAGATCGGGGTGCCGACGGTCTTCAATCTGCTTGGCCCACTGACGAATCCGGCATCGCCGCGCGCGGGGCTGATCGGGTGCGCATGGGCGGAACTGGCCGAGGTGATGGCCGGCGTATTCGCCTCGCGCCGCTCCAGCGTGCTGGTGGTGCACGGCGACGACGGACTCGACGAGCTGACCACCACCACGACCAGCACCATCTGGCGCGTTCAGGCGGGCACCGTCGAGAAGCTGACCTTCGATCCGCAGGCGTTCGGGTTCGCCCGCGCCCAACTGTCGGAGCTGGTCGGGGGTGACGCGCAGGCCAACGCCGCCTCGGTGCGCGAAGTGCTCGGCGGCGCCAAGGGGCCCGTGCGCGACGCGGTGGTGCTCAACGCGGCTGGGGCGCTGGTGGCCCACGCTGGCTTATCCAGCGACGCCAAGTGGGTGCCTGCGTGGGAGTCGGGACTGGCCAAGGCCGCCGAGACCATCGACTCCGGTGCCGCGGAACAGCTGCTCGCGCGTTGGGTGGGGTTCGGTCAGAAGCTCTGA
- the ripC gene encoding peptidoglycan hydrolase RipC, with translation MRFDRTHWFIRVLKRPIIGAMAGLVLLGALLSANVQADPADDALAKLNELSRQAEQTTEAMHSAQLDLDKKLAAQNAAEAKHAADAQALEAARSQLARFQSQVDNIAAAQYMGGRPDGFSALLTASSPQGLIERMSMQRVMAAQISSQMKSFQEAGAKAAAAEAASAQSAAEAKTAAEQAAAVRADLQSKQSKLQVEIAIVKSQYEALTPQQREALAAIPPIPPVPAAVPPPAPGMPPPPGAPPNEPAILAAAPPGVGQPPAPPGAIPPGDMAPVPGGYVPTVIQAALSRIGSPYSWGGSGPNAFDCSGLVMWAFQQAGISLPHSSQALAHGGVPVSVDQMQPGDVVNYYSDASHSAIYIGNGMMVHASTYGTPVRVAPVDNAPIYNVRRY, from the coding sequence TTGAGGTTCGACCGCACGCACTGGTTCATTCGTGTCCTTAAGCGACCCATAATCGGTGCGATGGCGGGACTTGTGCTGCTCGGAGCTCTTCTCAGCGCGAACGTGCAGGCCGATCCCGCCGACGATGCGCTGGCGAAACTCAACGAATTGTCGCGCCAGGCCGAACAGACCACCGAGGCCATGCACTCCGCGCAGCTGGATCTCGACAAGAAGCTCGCCGCTCAGAACGCCGCGGAGGCCAAGCACGCCGCTGACGCTCAAGCGCTGGAAGCCGCCAGGTCGCAGCTGGCGAGGTTCCAGTCCCAGGTCGACAACATCGCCGCCGCGCAATATATGGGTGGCCGGCCGGACGGCTTCAGCGCGCTGCTGACCGCATCGTCGCCGCAGGGCCTGATCGAGCGGATGTCGATGCAGCGGGTGATGGCTGCACAGATCTCGTCGCAGATGAAGAGCTTCCAGGAGGCCGGGGCGAAGGCCGCCGCCGCCGAGGCTGCCTCGGCCCAGTCGGCCGCGGAGGCGAAGACCGCGGCCGAGCAGGCCGCCGCGGTACGCGCCGACCTGCAGTCCAAGCAGAGCAAGCTGCAGGTCGAGATCGCCATCGTCAAGTCGCAGTACGAGGCGCTCACGCCCCAGCAGCGCGAGGCGCTGGCCGCCATTCCGCCGATACCGCCGGTTCCCGCTGCGGTTCCGCCGCCCGCGCCGGGAATGCCGCCTCCGCCGGGTGCTCCGCCGAACGAGCCCGCGATCCTGGCCGCCGCACCCCCCGGGGTGGGCCAACCGCCTGCGCCGCCCGGGGCCATACCGCCAGGTGACATGGCGCCCGTGCCCGGCGGTTACGTCCCCACCGTCATTCAGGCCGCGCTGAGCCGCATCGGGTCCCCCTACTCGTGGGGCGGTTCAGGCCCGAACGCATTCGACTGCTCCGGCCTCGTGATGTGGGCGTTCCAGCAGGCGGGCATCTCGCTGCCGCATTCCAGCCAGGCGCTGGCACACGGGGGCGTGCCGGTCTCGGTTGACCAGATGCAGCCCGGCGACGTCGTCAACTACTACTCCGACGCTTCGCACTCCGCCATCTACATCGGCAACGGCATGATGGTCCACGCGTCGACCTACGGCACTCCGGTACGCGTCGCCCCCGTGGACAACGCGCCGATCTACAACGTTCGCCGCTACTGA
- a CDS encoding eCIS core domain-containing protein translates to MTLAALLIAELITALFIAGGTGSVPTGPPVATPASLTTPTSVSREQTLRDGRTARLIGLGGHTAPLLDRISTQLDDAADAVTAFWGPDWPREIVIVAAGTDAQFSAVGGGDAHTAATTTGERIMFAPGAAQMHDAALRIVLRHELFHYAARAETASDAPQWLTEGVADFVARPPTPLPADAAVHIQRGLPTDGELSGPERSLAYDRAWWFSRFVSDTYGTAALRALYLRACGHGHPDVDTAVRDTLGTDVENLLSAWRHWAGSGG, encoded by the coding sequence ATGACGCTCGCCGCGCTGTTGATCGCCGAACTCATCACTGCGCTCTTTATCGCGGGCGGTACCGGATCCGTACCCACAGGCCCGCCGGTCGCCACGCCCGCCTCGCTGACCACGCCCACGTCGGTGTCGAGGGAGCAGACGCTGCGAGACGGCCGCACCGCGAGGTTGATCGGTCTCGGCGGGCACACCGCACCGCTTCTGGACAGAATCTCCACGCAACTCGACGATGCCGCCGACGCCGTCACCGCGTTCTGGGGCCCTGACTGGCCGCGCGAGATCGTCATCGTGGCCGCGGGGACAGACGCCCAGTTCTCCGCCGTCGGCGGCGGCGACGCCCACACCGCGGCCACCACCACCGGCGAGCGCATCATGTTCGCCCCCGGCGCCGCGCAAATGCACGACGCTGCACTGCGAATCGTGTTGCGCCACGAGCTTTTCCACTACGCGGCGCGTGCCGAGACCGCATCCGACGCGCCGCAGTGGCTCACCGAGGGGGTGGCCGACTTCGTCGCGCGCCCACCGACGCCGCTGCCGGCCGACGCGGCCGTACACATCCAGCGGGGACTCCCCACCGACGGCGAACTGAGCGGACCCGAACGCTCGCTGGCCTACGACCGCGCCTGGTGGTTCAGTCGGTTCGTGTCCGACACCTACGGCACCGCGGCCCTGCGGGCGCTCTACCTCCGGGCGTGCGGCCACGGGCATCCCGATGTCGACACTGCGGTGCGAGACACCCTCGGAACCGATGTCGAGAATCTGCTGTCCGCATGGCGGCACTGGGCGGGCTCTGGCGGATGA
- a CDS encoding glycosyltransferase family 4 protein, with product MSRVLLVTNDFPPRRGGIQSYLQELVDHLVEGGAHTLTVYAPKWKGSDEFDRAVKYEVVRHPTTLMLPEPSVAGRMRDLIKRHDAETVWFGAAAPLALMAPLARKAGADRVIASTHGHEVGWSMLPLARTALRRIGNGTDTVTFVSHYTRRRFASAFGPHAALEHLPPGVDTERFAPDEVARAEMRARYGLGNRPVVVCLSRLVPRKGQDMLIRALPAIRERVPGAALVIVGGGPYRTTLHRLAHSFGVSDDVVFTDGVPGEELPAHHAMADVFAMPCRTRGAGLDVEGLGIVYLEASASGVPVVAGRSGGAPETVLEGETGLVVDGWDVGDIAAAVADLLADPDRGARMGAAGRRWVVDTWQWTAQAARLAELL from the coding sequence ATGAGCCGGGTTCTGTTGGTCACCAACGACTTTCCGCCCCGACGTGGCGGCATCCAGTCGTATCTGCAGGAGCTGGTGGACCACCTGGTCGAGGGCGGCGCCCACACGCTGACGGTGTACGCGCCCAAGTGGAAGGGGTCCGACGAGTTCGATCGGGCCGTGAAGTACGAGGTGGTGCGGCACCCGACCACCCTGATGCTGCCCGAACCGTCTGTCGCGGGGCGGATGCGGGACCTCATCAAACGCCACGACGCCGAGACCGTGTGGTTCGGGGCCGCCGCACCGCTGGCGCTGATGGCGCCGCTGGCGCGTAAGGCCGGCGCCGACCGGGTGATCGCGAGTACACACGGTCACGAGGTGGGCTGGTCGATGCTGCCGCTGGCGCGGACAGCGTTGCGCCGCATCGGAAACGGCACGGACACGGTGACGTTTGTCAGCCACTACACCAGACGTCGGTTCGCGTCCGCGTTCGGCCCGCACGCGGCGCTCGAACACCTGCCGCCCGGAGTCGACACCGAGCGGTTCGCGCCGGACGAGGTGGCGCGTGCGGAGATGCGCGCCCGCTACGGCCTCGGGAACCGCCCGGTCGTCGTGTGCCTGTCGCGCCTGGTGCCGCGCAAGGGCCAGGACATGTTGATCCGCGCGCTGCCCGCGATCCGGGAACGCGTGCCTGGCGCCGCCCTGGTGATCGTCGGCGGCGGCCCCTACCGAACGACTCTGCATCGCCTGGCACACAGCTTCGGCGTCTCCGACGATGTGGTGTTCACCGACGGCGTGCCTGGCGAGGAGTTACCCGCACATCACGCGATGGCCGACGTGTTCGCGATGCCGTGCCGGACCCGTGGCGCGGGCCTCGACGTCGAAGGGCTCGGCATCGTCTACCTGGAGGCGTCCGCGTCCGGTGTGCCGGTGGTGGCGGGCCGCTCCGGTGGAGCCCCGGAAACCGTCCTGGAGGGCGAGACCGGGCTGGTGGTCGACGGCTGGGATGTCGGCGATATCGCGGCGGCCGTCGCTGACCTGCTGGCCGACCCGGACCGCGGGGCGCGGATGGGCGCGGCCGGCCGGCGCTGGGTGGTCGACACCTGGCAGTGGACGGCGCAAGCCGCCCGATTGGCCGAGCTGCTCTAG
- a CDS encoding AMP-dependent synthetase/ligase → MREFSVPVSFTVGEYDNIVSPVFSHERDDPDHVIFQRLVDGVWTDVTCKEAAEQIRAAALGLIAEGVAPGDRVAILSATRYEWPILDYAILAVGAVTVPIYETSSPEQVRWVLEDSGAVLAFVELEAHALMVNELLPELPALRRVAVIESTSEPALDQLTEAAASVDPGQLDERLRGIRSADPATLIYTSGTTGRPKGCQLTHSNLLYETRGASASFPTLLRKGERLLVFLPLAHVLARSLSMTAFANGVTIGYTSDIKNLVPMFGLFKPTVIVSVPRVFEKVYNTAELNAQDSGKGAIFAMAAQTAIEWSEAQDAGGPGLLLRAKHALFDRLVYGKLRAATGGNCRASISGGAPLGTRLGHFYRGVGLTIYEGYGLTETSAAITANRIGELKIGTVGKLLPGNSMAVADDGELLVKGGVVFNGYWRNDAATKEAIVDGWFHTGDLGSIDEDGFLSIVGRKKEIIVTAGGKNVAPAVLEDQLRAHPLISQAMAVGDAKPFVAALIAIDPEAFDVWKAHHGKSATASVQDLADDPDLVAEIDLAVKHANQAVSKAEAIRKFRILPVDFTVLTGELTPTLKVKRKVVAEKFAADIESLYEKD, encoded by the coding sequence GTGCGCGAGTTCAGTGTCCCCGTCTCTTTCACCGTCGGGGAATACGACAACATTGTCAGCCCGGTTTTCAGCCACGAGCGCGACGATCCCGACCACGTGATCTTCCAGCGCCTCGTCGACGGCGTGTGGACGGACGTCACGTGCAAGGAGGCCGCTGAGCAGATCCGAGCGGCGGCACTCGGGCTGATCGCCGAGGGGGTGGCGCCCGGAGACCGAGTGGCGATTCTGTCGGCGACCCGCTACGAGTGGCCAATCCTGGACTACGCAATCCTCGCGGTGGGCGCGGTGACAGTGCCGATCTATGAGACGTCCTCCCCCGAACAGGTCCGTTGGGTACTCGAAGACTCCGGTGCTGTCCTGGCGTTCGTTGAACTCGAGGCGCATGCGCTCATGGTCAACGAGCTGCTGCCCGAATTGCCGGCCTTGCGCCGCGTAGCAGTCATCGAGTCGACGTCGGAGCCGGCACTGGACCAACTCACCGAAGCCGCCGCATCGGTCGATCCCGGCCAGCTCGATGAACGGTTACGCGGCATCCGGTCCGCCGACCCGGCCACTCTGATCTACACCTCAGGCACCACCGGTCGCCCCAAGGGCTGCCAGCTGACCCATTCGAATCTGCTCTATGAGACTCGAGGGGCATCCGCTTCGTTCCCCACCCTGCTACGGAAGGGCGAACGCTTGTTGGTGTTCCTTCCGCTGGCCCACGTACTGGCCCGGTCGCTGTCCATGACGGCCTTCGCGAACGGCGTCACGATCGGCTACACGAGTGACATCAAGAATCTCGTCCCGATGTTCGGCCTATTCAAGCCGACCGTGATCGTGTCGGTACCGCGCGTGTTCGAAAAGGTCTACAACACTGCCGAGTTGAACGCCCAGGACAGTGGAAAGGGTGCGATCTTCGCGATGGCGGCACAGACGGCGATCGAATGGAGTGAAGCCCAGGACGCCGGCGGGCCGGGATTACTGCTACGCGCCAAACACGCTCTGTTCGACCGCTTGGTGTACGGCAAGCTACGTGCCGCTACCGGAGGCAACTGCCGTGCCTCGATCTCGGGCGGTGCTCCGCTGGGCACCCGATTGGGCCACTTCTACCGCGGCGTCGGCCTCACCATTTACGAGGGCTACGGCCTCACCGAGACGAGCGCAGCGATTACCGCAAACCGGATCGGCGAGCTGAAGATCGGCACCGTTGGAAAGCTGTTGCCTGGCAACAGCATGGCTGTGGCCGACGATGGCGAGCTGCTTGTGAAGGGTGGCGTGGTCTTCAACGGCTACTGGCGCAACGACGCCGCAACTAAAGAGGCCATCGTCGACGGCTGGTTCCACACCGGGGACCTGGGCAGTATCGACGAGGACGGATTCCTGTCGATTGTCGGCCGTAAGAAGGAAATCATCGTCACCGCGGGCGGCAAGAACGTCGCGCCGGCGGTTCTCGAGGACCAGCTACGCGCTCATCCGTTGATAAGTCAGGCCATGGCGGTCGGCGACGCGAAGCCGTTCGTCGCTGCGCTCATCGCCATCGACCCGGAAGCGTTCGATGTGTGGAAGGCGCATCACGGCAAGTCTGCGACGGCCTCGGTGCAGGATCTGGCGGACGATCCCGACCTCGTTGCCGAAATCGATCTCGCGGTCAAGCACGCCAATCAGGCTGTTTCGAAGGCCGAGGCGATCCGCAAGTTTCGCATCTTGCCCGTCGACTTCACCGTTCTCACGGGTGAGTTGACCCCGACCTTGAAGGTCAAGCGCAAGGTGGTGGCCGAGAAGTTCGCCGCCGATATCGAAAGCCTCTACGAGAAGGACTAG
- a CDS encoding polyketide cyclase / dehydrase and lipid transport — translation MNSIQIADETFVAADPVEVGMAVADPASWRRWWPDLRLTVVEDRGQVGHRWTVTGALTGTMEVWLEPVLDGVILHYFLHAEPSGVAAWQLAKMNLAKMNHRRRVAGKDMAFEIKQRLEATRPVGVSRLA, via the coding sequence ATGAACAGCATCCAGATCGCGGACGAGACGTTCGTCGCGGCCGACCCCGTCGAGGTGGGGATGGCCGTCGCCGATCCGGCCAGCTGGCGGCGCTGGTGGCCCGATCTGCGACTGACGGTCGTCGAGGACCGCGGTCAGGTAGGGCACCGGTGGACGGTGACCGGTGCGCTCACCGGCACGATGGAGGTCTGGCTGGAACCCGTCCTCGACGGCGTGATCCTGCACTATTTTCTGCACGCTGAACCCTCCGGTGTGGCGGCGTGGCAGCTGGCCAAGATGAACCTCGCCAAAATGAACCATCGGCGCCGCGTGGCGGGCAAGGATATGGCGTTCGAGATCAAGCAGCGCCTGGAGGCGACGCGCCCGGTGGGGGTGTCCCGGCTGGCCTGA
- a CDS encoding SRPBCC family protein translates to MADKTAQTIYIEAAPSKVMDVIADIASYPEWVNEYHDCEVLEAGPEGYPKTARLVLDAAVLKDTMVLEYDWDQVDRGSVEWKLVSSSLLKSLNGAYRLTPKGSGTDVTYELSVDLIIPMIGLLKRKAERRLTDTALKDLKKRAEAE, encoded by the coding sequence GTGGCGGACAAGACGGCGCAGACCATCTACATCGAGGCCGCACCTTCGAAGGTCATGGATGTCATCGCCGACATCGCGTCCTATCCGGAGTGGGTGAACGAGTATCACGACTGTGAGGTCCTTGAAGCGGGCCCGGAGGGCTACCCGAAGACCGCACGCCTCGTGCTTGATGCCGCCGTACTCAAGGACACCATGGTGCTCGAGTACGACTGGGATCAGGTGGACCGCGGATCGGTGGAGTGGAAGTTGGTGTCCAGCTCGCTGCTGAAGTCGTTGAACGGCGCATATCGCTTGACGCCCAAGGGTTCTGGAACGGACGTCACCTATGAACTGTCGGTCGATCTGATCATTCCGATGATCGGACTGCTGAAGCGCAAGGCTGAACGGCGCCTCACCGACACCGCGTTGAAGGACCTGAAGAAACGAGCAGAGGCTGAGTGA